The Bacteroides fragilis NCTC 9343 genome includes the window ATCCCCGAAACAGGGAGTTACGCAGTATATGTATCCTATCAGACACTTCCAAACAGCGTCAGTGACGCCAAATATCTGGTATTTCACAAAGGTGGTGTTACAGAATTTAAAGTCAACCAGAGGATCGGCGGTGGTACATGGGTATATCTCGGAACCTTTGAGTTTGACAAAGGCAGCAATGATTATGGCATGGTGGTACTAAGCAATGAGAGCAGCGAAAACGGGGTTATCTGTGCCGATGCCGTTCGTTTCGGCGGAGGAATGGGAAATATATCCCGCGGCACAGTAAGCGGACTGCCCCGTTATCTGGAGGGAGCCCGTTATTCTGCCCAATGGGCAGGTATGCCCTATGATGTCTACGGAGGCAAACAAGGAACAAATGACTATGCTGACGACATCAATGCACGCTCCAACACCATCAATTACCTGTCCGGTGGTTCTGTATTCAATCCCGGACAAAAAGGACTGGGTGTCCCCTTTGAAATGAACGTGGCGCTGCATAGTGATGCCGGATACAGTAAAACGAACGATATAGTGGGATCACTCAGTATCTATACCACCGATTTCAATAACGGACTGCTTAACTCGGGAAACAGCCGGTATGCTTCACGTGACCTGGCAGATCTCCTGCTCACCCAAATACAAAAAGACATTCGTGCCAAATTCAATATACAGTGGACACGCCGTAGTATGTGGGATCGCAATTATAGCGAAACACGCCTGCCTGCCACTCCATCCACTATCGTCGAATTGCTTTCACACCAAAATTTCGCAGATATGAAACTCGGTCACGACCCGAATTTCAAATTTACCGTAGGACGTGCCATTTACAAAGCCGTATTACAGTTCATCAGCAGTCAGCACAACAAGGAGTATGTAGTGCAACCACTCCCCGTCAGCAACTTCGCCATCGAGTTTGGCAAAAAAAGAAACACCTTGGAACTCTCATGGCAGGGTGAAAACGATCCGTTGGAGCCTACCGCCCGTCCCCGCGAATACATGGTATACACTCGTATCGGATACGGTGGTTTCGACAATGGAGTACGTGTGAATAAACCTTCGTACACCCTGAAAATAGAACCCGGATTGGTCTATTCATTTAAGGTTACAGCTGTCAACCACGGAGGCGAAAGTTTTCCATCCGAAATCTTATCTGCCTATAAAGCCAAACAAGAACATGCACGAGTGCTGATCATCAATGGTTTTAACCGTTTGAGCGGACCGGCAGTAATCGACACACCGGACGAAGCCGGATTTGACCTGGAACAAGACCCCGGTGTCGCTTATCAATACAATATTTCACTTTGCGGGGCACAGACCGGCTTTGATCGCTCTCAGGCGGGAAAAGAAGGAAAAGGAAGTCTGGGCTATAGCGGAAACGAACTGGAAGGAATGAAAATTGCCGGAAACACTTTCGACTATCCTTTTGTACACGGCAAGGCAATCCAAGCTGCCGGAAACTACAGTTTCGTATCATGCAGCGATGAAGCTGTCGAAAACGGGCGTATACAACCGGAACATTATCCCATTGTGGATTTTATCCTGGGACTGGAGAAAGATGATATTTTAAGCAACCCGGCACGCAAAACGTATTATAAGACATTCTCTTCACCCATGCAACGGATATTAACCGCTTACTGTCAGTCAGGAGGAAACCTTCTCGTCAGCGGGTCTTACATTGGCAGCGACATGAGTAATTCACAGGGTAACCGGGAGTTTACGGAAAAAATTCTGAAATACGGCTTCCAAGGTTCACTCAAAGATACCCGTTCGGGACAGATCACCGGATTGGGACGCACCCTGCAAATCCCCCGTTTGCCCAACGAGAAGGCTTATGCAGTAACAGCTCCTGATTGTATCGTTCCCGTAGACTCCGCGTTTCCGGTATTTGTCTATCAACCCGGACAATACAGTGCCGGAATCGCTTATAAAGGAAATTACCGGGTATTCGCAATGGGATTTCCATTCGAAAGCATCGAAAGCGAAACAGACCGTGCCATAGTAATGGCGGCAATACTAAAATTCTTCGGAGAAAAATAAATATCCCAATCCACTTTGCCGAAACCTGATGGGTGATGTCAGTCTTTTGTCTGCAAGAAACAAGTTTCTTGCAGACAAAAGACTACATGAATAACTCTTCCAAGCAAAACATCCATAGGGAAAAACACCTTGTGTTTTCTTTCACTCACCGATACATTTTGAACATCACTTTCGGCAGACACCCCCTCGGCTCTACGGTCATACCTGACACTCTTAAAGCTTATACTGACATAATGTCTGCTATCCAAACAAGACATATTTAACATTAACTGCCACAATGTCTGCCATCCTCTTATTCTTCTTCTTATTCGGTTGCCCCTCTAATCCGGCTGTTTTCGTTCTATAATATTTTTCTAATTTCATAATAGAGTCTTCTAATCTGATTATTTGTGCCCGGATAATCATTTGTAGCGTACTACATGAACCAATTTTATATAATTATGAAAGCAAAAATGTTTTTTTTAGTAGTAGCCATGCTACTTTGCAGAGGTGTAGCCTATGCATACAGCCCTTCGGCGAACGATCCGATTTCAAAGTCGGGAGGAATTGAGCAAGATATTCCACCTCCCCATATTCCACCGCCTCCGTTGCCGAGTCAGATATTTCTTCATGTCGGTGAAATTTCCGAAACTCCATATCCCATGATCGGGGCAATGGTATGGGAATGTGATAATCCACCGGTAGGTATAGAACAAGAAGAATCATATATCTTTGGAACTATGATTATCCTGCGTATAAAAGGAGTTGCAGCGGGAAGATATCAAGTGGATATGAAATGGTACAATCCGCTCAATCCGGGCCAGCCTCCATTAGGAAGACAAACCATTGAGGTCATCGTTCAGCCGTGGCCTTAACAAGTGACAAATAAATTGTCATAGAACTCCCTCCGCGATGCGCACCTGCATCCGGAGGGAAAATAAAGACAAATACAAACCGGACATAAACGACCATTTAAAAGCTATTCGGGAGAAAACTAAAAAACAGAGATAAGGAAGAGAAACCATTGGAAATATATATTCATCAAAAAAAAATCCCTGCCACTTACTCCATTCTTCATTTTAAATTCTATCTTTGCTCCTAGTAATAACTATTAAAATAAAAACACTATGTACACAATACAGGCAAATCCAAGTGGCACACGCAGCATGGAAATATCTGAAGAGAATTTGGTAACCATTGAAAAATACTCTTTATTCCAGCATCTGATAGACAGCAATGGAATTGTAGATGAAGCTGTTCTGGAAAAGCTGAAACTCAATATACGTTCTCTGATCGCAAGTCAGGAAGAAGACAGTAAAGACCTGCTCGACCTTTGTATAGATGTGATTTATCACAACAATATGAAAGCATTCGGGTTGCAACAACTCATCAAGCTCTATCTCACCTGGTTGTCAAAGCAGGAAGCAGAAGAAGAGGAGGAGGCATGATTACCGTCGATACCTGTGGAATGACGAACTATAGCCCGTTGATTCCGGCCATAAAAGCGATGTGTAATGCCAATCCCGGTGACAAGATGGAGATTGTAACGGATCAGGTGGCTGCATTCCAGGATCTTAAGGAATATTTATCAGAACAAGGTATCGGATTCCGTGAAATATATGATGGAGAACGGATGACTTTACAGTTTACTATTTTATGAGCGAAATACAAAATCAAATTAAAAAATGGCCGGTAACGGCAATCAAAAAAATCAAAAGTACATTCGGTAGCGCAGAAAAGTTCTACGCTACCGTTTATCTTATAGCCCGCAACGAACATCATTGCCAGATGATGGGAGTGGCCGGAGCGGAACAACGCTTGAAGACGATTCATGCCTATCAGGGTATGATTCGCTTTATGCTCGATGAAGAAGGACTCAATGGTAAGGAAATCCTGGACACAATAGCCGGAGAGTATCTGGAAGACTTTGTGAACTATCGCGAACAAGACTTCGGAATGACCAATGAAGAATTTATTGCCATTATCAAAAGAATAGGTTGAACGCATGGATATATTCCTGATTATTCTGGGTAGTATCTGCCTGCTTGTCGGATTAGCCGGATGTATCGTCCCTATGCTCCCCGGGCCTCCTGTCTCCTATCTGGCACTGGTATTTCTGCATTTCACCGATAAGGTTTCTTTTACCATTCCACAACTATTCTTCTGGTTGTTCATTGTGGTACTGATACAAATACTCGACTATTTCATTCCGATGTTCGGTGTAAAAAGACTCGGAGGTACCCCATGGGGTAAATGGGGTTGCATCATCGGTACCTTTGCCGGCATTTTTCTGTTCGCCCCCTGGGGCGTATTTATCGGCCCGTTTGTGGGCGCAGTTGTAGGCGAATTATTGGGTGGAAAAGAAACGAAATACGCG containing:
- a CDS encoding golvesin C-terminal-like domain-containing protein: MKKLCIFLLLLFAATGILFAQEIEKSVKERLSNYFETYTPASANTGSCKLKSVDIDFEGRKLSIYASESFAYQPFVPETVDEIYHQIEELLPGPVRFFRTTIYANNQPIEELIPNFFRGKKKKDKSRLSNAEYKGAPWVINTSRPYEITKGLQNRHISLWQSHGKYYKNDKGEWGWQRPRLFCTTEDLFTQSFILPYVIPMLENAGANVYTPRERDTQKNEVIVDNDTRNGSIYLEMKSRKARWEKTDGYGFAQRKPVYEDGENPFLTGSARFTRTEKKKNKAFAEWIPTIPETGSYAVYVSYQTLPNSVSDAKYLVFHKGGVTEFKVNQRIGGGTWVYLGTFEFDKGSNDYGMVVLSNESSENGVICADAVRFGGGMGNISRGTVSGLPRYLEGARYSAQWAGMPYDVYGGKQGTNDYADDINARSNTINYLSGGSVFNPGQKGLGVPFEMNVALHSDAGYSKTNDIVGSLSIYTTDFNNGLLNSGNSRYASRDLADLLLTQIQKDIRAKFNIQWTRRSMWDRNYSETRLPATPSTIVELLSHQNFADMKLGHDPNFKFTVGRAIYKAVLQFISSQHNKEYVVQPLPVSNFAIEFGKKRNTLELSWQGENDPLEPTARPREYMVYTRIGYGGFDNGVRVNKPSYTLKIEPGLVYSFKVTAVNHGGESFPSEILSAYKAKQEHARVLIINGFNRLSGPAVIDTPDEAGFDLEQDPGVAYQYNISLCGAQTGFDRSQAGKEGKGSLGYSGNELEGMKIAGNTFDYPFVHGKAIQAAGNYSFVSCSDEAVENGRIQPEHYPIVDFILGLEKDDILSNPARKTYYKTFSSPMQRILTAYCQSGGNLLVSGSYIGSDMSNSQGNREFTEKILKYGFQGSLKDTRSGQITGLGRTLQIPRLPNEKAYAVTAPDCIVPVDSAFPVFVYQPGQYSAGIAYKGNYRVFAMGFPFESIESETDRAIVMAAILKFFGEK
- a CDS encoding sulfurtransferase TusA family protein; protein product: MITVDTCGMTNYSPLIPAIKAMCNANPGDKMEIVTDQVAAFQDLKEYLSEQGIGFREIYDGERMTLQFTIL
- a CDS encoding DUF456 domain-containing protein; translation: MDIFLIILGSICLLVGLAGCIVPMLPGPPVSYLALVFLHFTDKVSFTIPQLFFWLFIVVLIQILDYFIPMFGVKRLGGTPWGKWGCIIGTFAGIFLFAPWGVFIGPFVGAVVGELLGGKETKYALKAGFGAFAGFLLGTVLKVAVCGWFIFCFIRALV